The genomic stretch TCAGACCCACTGGGAGATCTCCATTTGTCCCAATTTTTTAGATAGGAAAAGGATCCAATTTGTGAGCATATGTTGCATTGAGTTGTCATATCTCTTTGCTCTCTTGTACCACATCATTGGACATTATGTCTGTAAGAAATGCcctttggaaaatgaaaaaacgagacctattgaaactgttctaagaatggcagaagggggaataaaggagaatgattgagagtgtgaatttaactaagatataagcacttttgtaaatgtcacaatgtactccagaacaataataggataataaaaaaaattttttttggtgggactggagtttgaactcagggcttcctgcttgcaaagtaaaaaaaaaaaatttaaatgccttTGTCCTCCAAACACCTGAGCTCCAAATAGAAAGCCAAAGGACAACCTATCCTGAAATGGGCCTATCTTTCTCTGAACAGGTTTATGAATAAGGAAACATCCTCTTCATTCCAGGGCTATTTTTATAAAGGGTCATACAAGGAAAGAGACAGATTTTCGTCTTAAAATATGTTTACTTAACATCATAATGATGAACAGATTTTTATCAGTCCCTCTGCCCAGCACTCTGGCTAGAAGTCAAGATTTTGGTtttggggattaaaaaaaaacaggaatggGGCTGGGCATAGtgttacatacctgtaatcccagctacttgtgcaTTCTGAAGTCTTTAAGAGTGGCTAGGCACAGGGGTGGAGGCAGCCTGGCtgcataatgagttcaaggccagcttggactacataaggagaccctgtctccaaaaaaagggagagtaggaagaggaagaagaaggggaaaaaaagaaaagtaggaggggaggaagaggaaaacaggaagggaagaggaggaatgAGATCTAGGAGTGCGAGCAGCCAGCTATACGAGCATCCACCTTACATGTGCACAATCTGAAGGAGAGGACAATCAGCCCAACTGAGGCAGGGGTTGGAGACTTTGTCCTTTGAAGTTCTGTCATGTTCTACAATAACATCAGTCTGAAGTTCCTAAAAGGACAGAGGCAAGAAAAAGTCAACTATCCCCTGTGAATTGTTTTGGTGCCAAGGACTGACCTATCACCATAGGGTCCTAGTAAGCCATCAAAGCAGGGCTGAGCCAGGGTGGGGACTGTGCATGtgatgcatgtgtgagtgtggaTTCATCTGTGCATGCATGCCTCACATGTCCAAAACTAGATATAAatgatgcatgtatgtgtgtgtacatatgtgcatgtgtgtgtttctgggtaTCGAACCTGAGGCTTTGTGCacactaagcatgtgctctaccattagCTTCACCTCAGCCTCCACGTTATCTCTACATCCTCCCCTAATTGTCTGGGTGTGTCAGTGCTTTTCCCCTGCAGGAGAAGTGGCTATAGATCAGACATGTCCTAGCCATGACACTGAAGCTAAATCAGCCAAGTAGGAAATGTGAGACAAACAGGGAGTGTTTGTAGGGTACACTGTGTCTGAACTTTGAGACTCCATGTCTGCTCAAGAGGCAGCGCCTCCTGTTCCtgacagctctatctgtccagtTTCCCCACCATAGGCAGGCCTGCTGGGCCctcagttctgaagaggaaaGGGTGAGGTTGTGTTTAGAGGAACCTGACTGCTAGATTGACTGTAAGATGACAGAAACATATCCCCAAATCCTGGGAAGAGACAACTATGGTCCACTGACCTTGGACAGTGTGGGGTGGATCTAGGAGCCAAGGGACTGAGGAAGGGATACAAGAGCACCTGGATCCCCCACCCCTTTCTTGGCTTTGTCCACTCCATGGCTCGAAGACCTCTAACTCATTTCTTGCACCTGCTGTGCCCTATCTTTCCAGCTCTTCCCAAGCTGCTTCTGCCTGCTTCATCCTCTTCCTGCCCATCAGACTTTCCCATCAGCCTCTCCTTCATCCCACTTTTGACTCTTCTTTCCTAAAGTGGGAGAGCAGACAGTCCTCTGCTGTCCATGTTCTCCAGAAAAGCAGCTGTGGCCTCACAGTTGTACACCCTTATCAGCCTGGGCCTCCCCTCAGTGCCTCTGAATATGCTGCTCCCTGCTGGGAAACTCCCCCTCCACTCTCTGCTGGGCTAACCCTGGAAGGAATCTGCTCAGACACAACTGAAGCCTGCCTTAGCTCTTCCTAGTGTTCCTTATTCCTCTATACTCTTTTGTACCCTGTGTTGAACTCTTAACAGCCCTTATCATATGATGCTCAAATTATTGGCAAATGGATCATGAGCTCTTCAAGGTCAGGGTGTAGTAGGGAGGAGGGGGTGGCATGGCAGGAAACTTAAAGAAGCTGAATGCAAAaagggtcacatagcactgacggtaaagtagccaatagaaTTGTGTATAGCCATATATGGACTAAACTTTGTTCCTTGCTTTTGTAACCTGCTTAGAATGGTATATAAGGCAAGGCCTCTTTGTTCTGGGGCCCAGCCTTTAGATGTGAAACCTCTGAGTTGATGCTGGCACactaataaacattgcttcctgaaaaAACCTCAGTGTCCTATTTCCCTGTTCTCTAGTATCCCACACGTCCTGGGGCTTGTCCAGGATTTGGAGATAttttttcacctccttgttgcTGGGATTTGGCATCCCCAGCTGGAGAGTGTCCTGCCAGACACCAGCagacttgttgatctgacaaaggGACTCACCTCTCCTGGCACACCAGCGAGCAAGTCTCcattgcacaaaggaacctggagaaTTCTCAGGAACCAGTTGAGATCCCTGCCCATCAGACCCAGATTCAAATACTAGACCTGCTTTTAGGAgtcagaaggggagactgatcacttCCCAGAGACACCTGAGTAACCCTGTCTGGGGTGAAACTGTGTTTCTCAGGTTTAGTGGGGTGAAAATGTGTATGTATGCCAATTTGTTTACAgcattgggcaaaatttaatttgctcctggagtTCTAGCTCATCTTACGcatgcttaagttgacatttttttctggcatgcttaatttataaaatgtgtgtgcatgcatgtgtgtgtgtgtgtgtgtgtgtgtgtgtaaacatcttcaaaatgtttcttaaactGCTGTCAAAAGGTTAATGTGatttcaaggtaacaaaaaaatgtttatgaGTTTATGTTAAacatctctgttataaactgcttaagctttttatatatgaatatgtaaacatcttgaggatgacTCTTATTGTACAGTCAATGTAGAAATTGTTActtttactctgttctactgctacttttaagaaaaccagttttcaaacgtatttcaatcaggtctcactaggatacaGGCATTTTggggctcagaccagaggagaaaaaaaaaaaaggaaaaggggggTCCTTTTCCTACAGCCTGTAgtaggaatcttaaaatttgggtagttaaaaaaatgACCCTAGactgtttcattctgttgtaaataaaatctgggatttaattctttcttataatacatgggtctattaacaaatgagctttctataaattgtttttatacaaaaataattttaaggttcctttttttttttaaggttgctttcattctgtttttttcatgcaaatataagactctaagttaaaaggttttatgacttattttcaacaaatagcaaaaatatataaaaggtattaaggacaTGGTTTTTACAAAtaagatgttaaaaaataaatacttttaaatttaaaaaagcattatGTAAAAAAGGTTTGTCcttaaaattatctcaaaaaaaaagaaagggtaaagacaagctcccccaggggatacagaataagttgtcataaaggtacagagtaattttctttaaaaatggaacttataaatgcttatttaagtgattaagttgactaaaatctaaaaattacattaaaggtcttataaggtcaaaatttaatgtactgatgttaaagtaaaacttaattctctaagctcataacaacaaggatatcttaaaaatattgtattgttcttgatgacacttacaaaaaattgtcttaaaaaaggtttttgttttgtcaagataactgtcaggaatttttggtgctacaatTTAATCAAAAAGTTTATCAAGAcaataagagtttattaaaacacagaaaggcaataggcagctgagcacagggagtgctgctgcactgataggaggattgagatagatttacttatgtaaagcaaagtaaaacaaaaacaaagccaaagtgcaccctccagataggataaagaaaaaaaaaactcaaaaagaggCACTACGCTAGAGGTTAAGACCTCCGCTTTTTATTGGCGTCAACAGAGTGGgtatgttagtcctactccttccataaGTCAGACAGAggaaatttttggcctgggatggccagattgggcctgttattttagggggcctCCACTGACTATAAGGTGGTGGGATCTTGCTGGATGTCATGAGCCATTtattaatgtcaacaatctgggatatgatcccttatcaacatctgagccatgattatTGGCCATTAGgcttcctaactccacacttagtcccatAAATACTTACCTGTGTTCTTTGGTGATtcttgtcagggttttgactactgaggtaactgagtcataactaaataaaagttcatttgaaagtTGGTTTAcacaaaattttctagatgacctcataattATGGTTAAACAGCTACtgtcttgggtgattctgatgcagttggtaccctatatgtgtctgtgactgggctctttggggtcactgacactgttctcaCCGCCCAACTgataaaaaaatctaaggttttacttcaagagcaacaactaaactaatgtgtatatataacctctatagagctatgattctgttgctggttcctgtatattaaatatctttatgtttttcaagtatatcaagtcttctaaaatacaaaatgtagaTAAACAAGATaacaaaagttaatggtactgatacactgttctgttagttgctaaattgtccatcaaaattttaaccatggctcttttaagtttttgtcattacagttttgaTCCTTCTGGGGTGTTTACAGTCAagtccatggaaaatgactctaataagtacttatgtgtcaaccaggttatcTTTTTGAATGTCTGTTTTGTTGGCTTTTGTTATGTATtttccttgtctagaagcccactgcctaagagccactccttctaagcctctttgttgcttaaatttggccaaaagggtctagtaggcactgactcccacctgatctgcttgttacTCCCCCCTACCCCtgatgtgggaccaaaaccaaccaaacaaacaaaaatccaggaaagaacaaatcctcatgATGAGGAGGAATGTGCCCAATCTTGTCTGGTCTTGAAAGCAAGCAGGGTTGGGTCTGGTTAGGACTTGGATGGCAGAAAGATCTTCAGAGcagactgctcagagacagtttggagacacAGGGAGAATGCTGTCAAAGTTCAAATAGAGTCacttgtgccagacctctcaaaaataaccaagaccgagaggattgaggaaatggttcttttGCATGAGTGGCTATCTGACCTTAAAGCCCTCCAGGCACAAACTCAcagtttttagacagggtcttttaaatagagacaaaatgactatttttactggctctagtcatgtcctttgatacttaaagatggtgtttttaactttttgttgccatggtaattctactcagtaaaaaaaaaaacaaaaccggaaaatgtctgggtaaaagaatgaaatgtccaaccattaaaaccccattggaggggcccatttgttgttattttgtctattcccactgcagttaaagtagcagagattactCCCTGGATCCAACACAACCAAGTAAAGCCAGCATCTCCCAAGTGAGAGTGCGTCCCTGACCCaccctcaccatgcaagatcaccctccggAAGGCCTGCGCCCTTCCTCGGCAGGACCCCACTTCCTAGGAAACAACAGGAGACCATGAACAACTGGACGACAGCCCTGCCCTAgccactccagaagctgactagtctacacacagtGGAAACTCAAGTGTGGAATGCACCCTTGCTGTTTCCCCCATGTactgaatgttataagagagccattgttgggacCTCCACACGGTCATACTTTGtatcatacacccaccaacaggtTGGGTGTTACATTGGCTCGTATACTCCCCAGGTTTGTGAGGTTGCTGGTAAGCAATAGTGAAAGCCCCAGAGTAAGGGGAGCAATGCAGGCTACATTTGTAATGGAAAGTGGGGAGGGGATCTGCTGGACTTATTTAGGAATTGGGGAAGTTCTGATGGTGGGGGAGTCCAGGACCTAGCTCAGGAACAACTTGTAAGAGAAACAGCACACTGTGTCAGAGGTACTCTCACCCAGACCAGGGCCAGATGCCAAACAAGGCACTGGGCCACTGtataataaaatcaaaagcaaattAGACAGCGGATTAGACCTCCCAACAGTAGAAAAAAGTCTTTTTGTAGACCTGGCAGAAAGGATTGCCAAAACTAAATGTCTCAAACTGCTGGGTAAGCAGAGGCACCCTCATGAGTGAGAAATGGCCTTGAAAAGGGATCAATTTAAATGCTTACCAACTTTTATTGTGGAATCAATCTATAACTAGACAAAAAAGTAACCAACCTCAGATCTGGACTCTCACCTCAGAGGTAATTGGGGAAGAATGTATCAAAAGAATAAGGCCAAAATATAAAAAGTGGGTAGGGGAGACCCCTTGTAAAAGGGTACTGTCTTAGAATGGATTAATATCACCTGGCAGGCCTGATGAGCCTGAATGGTATTGGGCATTGCCCCCATAGGAAAACAGTCCCCAGTGACATGATTCTTCAGCCAATGACAGCCCCTTAACTTGTTCTTCTACAGGCGAGGCGAACCCATTCCAAGGGATCCCTGCAGTTGGCAAATACTGGAATAACCTCACCAATACTGTCCCAGGGTAGTGGAGAGCACTGGATGGGTTATTCTGGATATGTGGTTAAGTAAGTTTCTACCAAACTCCCTAGGACTTGGAAGGGAAGCTGAACTATAGAATTTTCCAGCCTGGGTTTTTCCTCTTGCCCAACCACCCAGGGGAACAGCTGGGGGTTCCCCTTTTTGAAACTCTGGGGCCTAGAATAGAGACCTTGAGGTGGGGGGGTCaacagagatggggagaagacAATTGGCCTCCCCCAGAGGATCATTGAGACCTATGGACCAGCTACCTGGGCACAGGAGGGGAGCTCCCATCTATATACTCAACAGAATCATTAGTTGTAGAACTTACCAACCAGACTGCCTCTGCCCTAGACCTACTGGTCAGGCAACAGACCCAAATGTGAACTGCTACATATCAAAATCACCTGGCCTCGGATTATCTTTTAGCTGAAGAAGGAGGAGTAGGTGGCAAGCTTAACCGATCAGACTGCTGCCTCCACATAGATGACAATGGTCAAGCAGTAACAGAAATTGCCACTAATATTAGAAAGATGGCACATGTACCAGTACAGGTGTGGAAAGGATGGGACCCAAACAGTCTGCTTGGCAGGTGGTTCTCTGCCTTAGGCAGATTCAAAACCCTGATGGGGCGATGGGTCTTGTCTCAGGAGCATGCTTGATGTTATCCTGCCTGCTTCCCTTGGTATTGTGGTCCAATAATTATAAAGGCCACTGTCAAGAGAAAAACAGCCATCCacgtaatgatgctatggaaatacaaactccTAAATccagatgatgctctttgaccctaggtgggtccgagcatcaaagggggggaAATGATGTAATAGAGAGGAGGTGTTGGCATGGCAGGAAACTTAAAGAAGCTGAATGTAAAAAGGGTCACATAGCCCTGAGGGTAAAGTAGCTAGTAGAATTGTACATAACCATATGGATTAaactttttttcttgcttctgtaTCCTGCTTAGAATAGTATATAAGGCAAGGCCCtattgttctcagggctcagcctgtGGATGTGAAACCGCCAAGTCACTGCCAGCACGCTAATAAACACAGCTTCCTGAAAAGCCTAGGTGTCCTATTTCCCTGTTCTTGAGTATCCCTCAACAAGGGCAGGGTCCAAGGCAAGGACCACGTCTTGGGCACCTTTGGGTTAGATCTGTAGCATGTGTGGCAGTGCGAGGCACATAGTTGATGCCCAATGTATACTACTTCTTGAACTCTACTGAACACTGCTGAAAAGAACCCTGATGTAGtagttttctagggctgccataacagaaTACTACAGACTGAGTGGATTAAACAACAGAACAcattcattccctccctccctccctccttctatccttcctttcattttttttttttttttttgcagtattgggcattgaactcagggtctcactctaccatttgtgccatacccccagtccttccttttttttttttttccaatttgttttttcagatagaatcttgtcaccatgctcagcttgtttttgaaatagggtttcactaacattttccctggctggcctcaaaccttgatcctcctatctccacctcctgaggagctggggtgAACCAACACACCCAGattacaaacattttctcccaattATGGAGACTAGAAGTTGAAGACCAAGTAATAACAGATTTGATTTCTACAGATAACCTTTTCCCTTGGCTTACAGATGGTTGCCTTCTTGCTGTATTCCCATGTGgtctttttctttgtggtcaTGCAAAAAGAAAGATCTGGTGTCTCTCTTCTTGTAAGGATATGAGTCTTATTGTATTAGAATCCTACCCTTATGACcaaatttaaccttaattaccccATTACAGGCCTATCTACAGGGCTCGAGTGATAGAGCACAAAGCTCAGTCTTCAGTACGGTCCCTATTAAGGGTTAGGGCTTCAGCCTATGAATTTTGGGAAACACAATTCCATCCAAAACAACTGGTGAACTTGAATTTAAAGATAGAGGGTCATGTCAGGcaacggtggctcacgcctgtaatgctagctactcgggaagcagagatcaggaagattgaggtttgaggccagtctgaaaaataatagttcatgagaccctatctcaaaaatgcccaacacaaaaaagagcttgcagagtggctcaagaggtagagtgcatatttagcaaatgtgaggccctgagttaagccgcaataccaccaaaaaaaaaaaagaagaagaagagaatcaGGTGCAACTATATATTAACCTTGATTTTGGGAAGCAAGGCCATTATCTTCTGGGAGTCTCACCCTCTCTGTCTATAACATGGCCAATTTTTATGGGTGTTGAAAGACCGAAATGAGATCATGACTGGAGGACACTTTGTAACTGGAGTTCTAGGCCCAGACGCCCAATTTGGAGGTTTCCAACATGTCAGGTCCTGCTACTCACcccaatacaccaaataaagagacaagtagCGGTAAAGGGCAGAGAAGGGAGATTTATTATGGGGCTCAGGCACATCATAGGAAAAGGCAGAGGAAGCACTTCAGCCATGTCTGTctgagtacaggcatgagccttaGGTTTAAATGGAGGAAGAACTGCAACGGGggagaggtatgcataattaagcaGTCCAGAGCAAAGTGTGGCCTGGTCGCTCgtcatctcagttctggttctgcaagGGGTTTCAAAGAAGCTGTTATCTCTGTcttcacttgaggggagcaaccTGGTTCCCATGAGACGAGTACCCCTGCTCCAGAGGACTCAATTGCCTCATCCTAGGCAATTGTCTTCTTTGGGAGGGTCTGTCCTGTGAGGTTCGACTGCTCCTTGGGAGCAGCTTCAGCCTTTTGTCCTAATGATGTTTTCCATCAGTTCTGTTCTTCCTGGAATACAAGGTGACTTCAGGAGAAAGAGACTCAaagcaaaggagacagatacaaaatggaggctgcGATGCCacgcttttctcctgcttttagttaatttgtgagcCCAAGGCAGTGCTTTTcggcaaaagcagtttctaagcatCTGTTATAATTTTATGGGCTGTAAGTTCCTGAACAACATTAGTGACTTAGTGATTCATTCCATTACTGTAGGTGATGTGATTTTAAATGCACTATGTCATTCCACCCTGCACGCAAggaattattgttgttattgtaaCTACAGGGATTCCTGAAAGGGAAGGTTGTTTGTAATTCATACCTGCTACTTGCAGAAAGGGTTCAAGGCAGCCTATGATGAAAACACCAGGGTGTCACTATCACTTCTCACAGAGGCTGCAGAACAGGTTGAGGAAGCTGTTGATGAGATGAACAACTACTAGGATGAGCTCAAGGAGGCTGATGCACAGGAGGGCGGAGAAGAAGGACACATGCCAAACAACAGCTTTTGAGGGCTCCAGGCAGACAGAGTTCCAGAGTGAATGGTCATACAAATAATTCCTGTTCCAAAAATAAGGAAGTCAGGGGTGGGAGAATAAGTAAGAAAAGCCAGACAATCAGCCCCAGTGAAAAATGGGGGCCACCCTGGCTCAGGTCATAGGCCTGGGCTCGAAAGAGTGACTGGCACCCCTGAGTATGCAATTTTCTGATCATCAGAGGAGCTAGATGCTAAAATGTGTGACCCAAAGGAGTTTGTTGTCCATCTGTGTGTCATTCTGTCTCTCTGAAAAGACTCCACAAATCCAAGTCTCCACACTTACCTGTTATGCAGGTCTTTGAATGGGTAGCCGTATTTCCAGGCTTGTGTCTGATTGTAGGGCGAAACATCAAACATGCAAAAAGGACCATCTTTCAAGGCTACTCCAGAAGTGACAAAGCAAATCAAGGCTCCAAGCAAAGCCAGGCCACTTGACAACAGAACAGTGAGCAtctgcagagggagggaggacacaGGGGGCTGACACTGGCTTGTAGTCAGGTGCTTGTGGGGGTAATCTCAATAAATCTAACTTCTCTGGTAGGCATGCACTTTCCCATCCTATCCCAGGGGAGAGATTCTATCAATGACAACTTCTATAGCACATGACCAAGGTAGGGTGGCTAGTGAGGGGTCTCTGGGTACAGCCAAGAAAGGGTTGAGAATGACCTGAGAAAGAAACAGGGGCATTTGGACCTGGATCTTCCTGAAGAGAAGCCTACAGGAGAACCTACAGGCTCTTCAGATTTCCCAGGAGGCTGGCACCAGAAATCTTTGCACATAGATTGTGGTCACTCAGCACTGGGCTAAAGGGACAGATTATCATTCTCACTGTCACTTTTAAGGACAagctatagtttttaaaattccaaatttcCCATCCTTGCTCTCTCTCAAATCAAGAATAAGGAAGGTAAGAAGGAGATgggtcatggtggtgcacacttgtaatctcagcactcaggagtctgaggcaggaggttcacaagttcaaggccagcctaagctacacagGGAATTCCAGGCTAGCGTGGGGAATAtactgagatcctgtctcaaacacatacacatgagagaaagagagagatagacagagagagagagagagagagagagaaaagaagaagcagaagaagaagaagaagaagaagaagaaggaggaggaggaggaggaggaggaggaggaggaggaggaggaagaagaggaggaggaggaggaggaggaggagggaaggaaatagcaaggagaacaggagagaaaggaaaagagaagaggagaggagaaagaacttGTAAAATGACCCCATCCTGTCCTCTATCATCACTCCTTTAGTTGCCACCCacgctctctctgctctctttcCTCCCAAAAGATAACTTTGGGTCTCTTTCCTTGGCAGGTTTCTAGTCTGCTTCCAAAATGCTTCTTTcttagtagatttttttttctccctcccaaagaatatatatttttaaaatttgaataaaaccTACAAAAgagtttttttattttcccaCTGGTGTCAAGCTGGCATATAGCTTGGGAGAGGTCAGCAGAAAGTGTGTGGTAAGTTTGACATGAAGTTAAGAGGTTCAAGAAGAGTTAGTCTGACAGGAGCTGTGACCTCAAAGTGGGGCCCTGGCTTAGCAGCATGGTTCACATCACTCAGGAACTTGTTTGAATTGCAAATTTTCCTGATCCACTTCAGACctcctgaatcagaaactctggggatAGAGCTCAGGAAACTGTGTTTTAGCAAACCTGGCAGAGAATTCTGGTGCACACTGAAGACTAAGAACCAGCCACCTAGGGGAAAGCTAGATGTGACTGAGAGCTAGCAGTGCAGGAAGTGTCCACGTGTTTATATTTAGTTCTTTAACATGTAATTCTGAATCAGTGGGGTTCCCAGTATATGGGCTGCAGGTGTCAGAGCAAGCTGTAGAGTTCCAGCGAGAAGCTACAAATTCATGTTTCAAACTGAATACACAATTTACCATATGTACATAGACATATACACAcgctaagatttttaaatttatacagaTGTTGCCTCAGTTTCATTATCTGTAAGGTGGGGTTAGATTAGAATCTAGTAACTAGAGATCTCTGGACAATTTTCcagttctaagaaaaaaaaatgcatagatagatgtgtgtgtgtgtgagtgtgtgtgttttgtcttccagggcctcatgcatgctagacaagtgctctgccatgaACTACATCACTAGCCTtctgagaaaatataaattagaacaGCCAGGAGACGTTCTACCAATGACACATAATCACACTATACATAACTCATGCTCGTATTGTTcaatacaataaagaaaataatagtttCTATGGTCCATTAAACACTTTCTCCCTTGCCTTGGCCaacttccattttacagatgagtctGGAAAGGTTAAACAACTTGCCAAGAGTTTGGAGCTATTGAGTGCACAAGTCACGACCTGACTTCAAGCCTCAAGACTGAAGTTGCCCCTTGGCCACTCTGCCTCTAGAGTAAGAGAACATGGGCATTCCAGGTGTCAAAAGAATGGGCTCTGGTTCTTACACTTCGACAGGGTGCACTCTTACTGAAGCAGCGGGATCTCCAGCCCATCATGGAGACCAGGGTAGCAGCAGTAAATACCTGAAGAAGAAAGGATGCTGTGAAGAGACTGGTAACTTACATGGCTAGCTGTTTCTAGTTGCTTCCCATGGCTGTTGAAATAGAGTGGTTGGTCACCTCACAAGAACTCAATTGTACTATTATTGGCTTTGACATTCAGGACCCTGTTTTGGATGACTAGCTTGATTCCACTCTGTGGATGCTAATGTTCATCAAGCTAGCATGGTTCCAAGCTAAAATCCAGCAACCCTTGACAAGTCTTTCTGTCCCTTAGAGTGTCTATGGAGCCAAGGCCAGCATGTTGGAACAAGCTGGaacaaggttttgtttttttttcttcaatactgggatttgaactcaggacttataccttgaaccattccaccagccctattttgtgatttttttttgttttgagatagggtctcatgaactaatttgcccagactggctccaaacctcctcatctctccctcctgagtagctaggattataggcatgagccattggtgcccaattggtttttgtttttctgcaagGAATCAAAACATTCCTCGGACACTCCCAGTTCCACCCCTGGGTGATGCTTTGAGAATTCACACTCAGGAAACCCCAGACACTTACCATGAGGCCTCCTCCCcagagcccagagcccagcaTGGCA from Castor canadensis chromosome 5, mCasCan1.hap1v2, whole genome shotgun sequence encodes the following:
- the Tm4sf19 gene encoding transmembrane 4 L6 family member 19 encodes the protein MACWWTCSRILGLSLGTAALFAAGANVALLFPNWDMSYLLRGLIGRHAMLGSGLWGGGLMVFTAATLVSMMGWRSRCFSKSAPCRSMLTVLLSSGLALLGALICFVTSGVALKDGPFCMFDVSPYNQTQAWKYGYPFKDLHNRNYLYDHSLWNSVCLEPSKAVVWHVSFFSALLCISLLELILVVVHLINSFLNLFCSLCEK